Within Deltaproteobacteria bacterium, the genomic segment CCGGCAATCTTTATTTCTCTGATGCCTATAATTATAGAATTCGAAAGATAGATACGAGTGAAACCATCACGACATTCGCAAGCAACGGCACTTTTGGCTTTTCAGTGGATGGATTTTGGGATCCAAAAGGGCTTACATTCGATCGAGAGGGAAATCTTTACATCGCTGATGGAAACAGAGTCCGAAAAGTGGATCATATTACTGGTACAATATCGACAGTTGCTGGAATTGATACTAATGATTTTTATGTTTATTCTATGTATTCTGTGGACGATGGAGGGCTAGCAACTATCACTCGGCTGTTAAACCCTTCAAGTGTTGCATTCGACAACGCCAATAATCTTTATATCGCTGAGTTGGATCATTGGGGCTCTGGTAAGAGTAGAATCCGGAAGGTAGACCATATTACTGGCATCATATCGACAATTGCTGGGAATGGTGGTTACGGTTGTTTTGGTGATTCCAGACCAGCGATCAATGCTCAATTTAGAAATCCGCAAGGGCTTGTATTTGATAGCGCTGACAATCTTTATATCCTCGATGATGGTTGCGGAGTAATTCGGAAAATAGATACAAGCGGGGCTATAACAACTGTTGCATATGGGCTGAATAACCCCTTAGGCTTTACTATCGATCGAAATGGAAATTTTTACATTGCTGAGGGTATTAGCGGGGCTAGTGGCAACAGCATAATCCGAAAGGTGCAACATGGTACTGGTATCATATCGACAGTTGCTGGTAATGGTACTACTGGTTATTCCGGAGATGGAGGGCCAGCAACCAGTGCTCAGCTAAGTCAGCCTCAAGGTGTTACGTTAGATAGTGCAGGCAATCTTTATATCGCTGACTGGGACAATTCCAGAATTCGAAAAGTAACCTGTGAATCAACTGCCCCTATTCCTAACCTCATCTACCAACAACTGCCACAGCCCATTCCCCATTTTGAACCCAGACCAATCACACCAATCACACCGATCATTAACAGCAGGCCAGTTGTACAACCGGTGCAGCAAAAAAATGTTTGGTATAATAATCTCTTTAATTTTTTTAAGAAATAATAGAGTTGCAATTCAGCAAAAAGGCAGCCCGATGGGGCTGCCTTTTTTTTTGCGCCGAATATTTTTTAAATGACAACTGTTGGCCCAGTTTTTTTATGATGTGGCCCTCGTGGAAAAATTAAGTTTATTTTCCAAGCAAAAACTCTTCAATGCTAATCCCCTCAATAAAATCTGTTTCGAAAGAGTAAGAATTAATCACTTTTAGTTTCTGTTTGGGAAATGTTTTTGGAAACCAGCCAAATTCCAGAGCATTGGCCTTCCCACGCTTTACTTCAATCCATTCCTGCTGGGGGCTGACAAAATCAATCTCATGCTCGGAAGATTGCCAGAAGCCGATGGCTTCTGGATTTGCAACATTCGCTAAAACAGAGCGCCTCCAAATTTCCTGGGCAACCAGCCATTCGAGGAATTGAGCCTGAATGTGAGGCTCCAGTTTTTCAAATTGGGAAACACTGCGAATATTGGAGGGATGAAGACAAACGGCTGCAGCCAAATTAATAAAGTGAAACTTGCAAGGTCTGCGCAAGATCAGCATCTTTTTATTTACATCCCAGGGCCAGGAAGGCAGCAGACAAAATAAATCAGAAAGCTGTTCGATATAACCACTGGCAATGGTATTATTGGCAAGCCCTGCATCACGTGCCAGACCTGCATATCCTACAGGTGTACAGGCTTTTTGAAAGAGCACCGAGAATAAATTTAACAGAGAACTGCGATTGCGACCACTTCGAATAATTTCTCCAAAAATCCAATCCCGAATGAGTTGAATAAAATATTCATGCAGTCGGCCTTCTTCATACAAATCGTTTAATGCCAGCGGAGAACCTCCCGAGAGAAGATAGGCCATCCAGGTTTTTGTTTGTAATTTTTCATGGGCCTTCGAATGAAATTCTTTGTAAGAAATGGGCAGAAAAATAAACTCGCTTCGAAGAAGTTTTCCTTTTCGACCTGGAAGACGCTCAC encodes:
- a CDS encoding ATP-binding protein; the encoded protein is MNVSLFNQKIIEGNFNHPELWPKRSELKKSSIKLDFDFGLDELPTEPGLITLRGPRQYGKSTWMELKLYESLEKFGAGSAFYLNGDEIADAAALKDQLETLSQAYSKKALVRRLFIDEITAIPDWEKALKRALDQGLLKNVLVVTTGSKALDLRRGSERLPGRKGKLLRSEFIFLPISYKEFHSKAHEKLQTKTWMAYLLSGGSPLALNDLYEEGRLHEYFIQLIRDWIFGEIIRSGRNRSSLLNLFSVLFQKACTPVGYAGLARDAGLANNTIASGYIEQLSDLFCLLPSWPWDVNKKMLILRRPCKFHFINLAAAVCLHPSNIRSVSQFEKLEPHIQAQFLEWLVAQEIWRRSVLANVANPEAIGFWQSSEHEIDFVSPQQEWIEVKRGKANALEFGWFPKTFPKQKLKVINSYSFETDFIEGISIEEFLLGK